From Draconibacterium halophilum, one genomic window encodes:
- a CDS encoding sugar phosphate isomerase/epimerase family protein, whose protein sequence is MKTNRRNFLRTTAAATAGTMLVSPAFAINAAKSRYQISLAEWSFNKALFGGEMTNLDFPKVTRELGIDGVEYVNQFFKDKAKDEKYLAELKKITKNEGVTNVLIMCDGEGMVGHPEKEERVKTVENHKKWIDAAAFLGCHSIRVNAGSRGEYKEQQKLAADGLHMLCEYGDNKKINIIVENHGGLSSNAEWLTGVMKMVDHKRVGTLPDFGNFIINRETGEEYDRYKGVELLMPYAKGVSAKTNVFDANGDEANMDYYRLMEIVDDAGYKGFVGIEYEGSEISERQGVMATKALLEKVFKTL, encoded by the coding sequence ATGAAAACAAATCGTAGAAATTTTTTAAGAACTACAGCTGCCGCTACAGCAGGAACCATGCTTGTTTCACCTGCTTTTGCTATCAATGCAGCAAAATCGCGTTACCAAATTTCATTAGCAGAGTGGTCGTTTAACAAGGCTTTGTTTGGAGGAGAAATGACAAACCTCGATTTCCCAAAGGTGACCCGTGAATTAGGAATTGACGGAGTTGAGTATGTAAACCAGTTTTTTAAAGACAAAGCTAAGGATGAAAAATACCTGGCTGAATTAAAGAAAATTACCAAAAACGAAGGTGTAACAAACGTGCTTATTATGTGCGACGGAGAAGGTATGGTTGGCCATCCTGAAAAAGAAGAGCGCGTAAAAACAGTTGAGAATCATAAAAAATGGATTGACGCTGCGGCATTTTTGGGTTGTCATTCCATTCGCGTAAATGCGGGTAGCCGCGGCGAATACAAGGAACAACAAAAACTGGCGGCCGACGGATTGCACATGCTCTGCGAATACGGCGACAACAAAAAAATAAATATTATTGTTGAAAACCACGGAGGATTATCGAGCAATGCTGAATGGCTTACCGGCGTAATGAAAATGGTTGATCACAAACGCGTTGGTACTTTACCCGATTTTGGCAACTTTATCATTAACCGCGAAACCGGTGAAGAGTACGACCGCTATAAAGGAGTGGAGCTTTTAATGCCATACGCAAAAGGGGTGAGTGCCAAAACCAATGTTTTTGATGCTAACGGCGATGAAGCCAACATGGATTATTACCGCCTGATGGAAATAGTTGACGATGCAGGTTACAAAGGTTTTGTAGGTATTGAATATGAGGGAAGCGAAATCTCAGAACGCCAAGGAGTGATGGCCACCAAAGCTTTACT
- a CDS encoding acyltransferase family protein, with amino-acid sequence MNLKSSKLFSEDRLLSLDFFRGITMFLLVAESTHLWSVLVQPPIEGTIVESFFRQFHHHPWNGLRFWDLIQPFFMFIVGVAMPFSYAKRKKRGDSEATITRHIIKRCIILLAFGVALHCVYNRKLVWELWNVLSQLSVTILIAYFLMRYKWSTQIVVSLAILLLSEILYRTFPLEGYNQPFVKDHNFGSWVDMLLMGKINNGGGWVAINCLPTAAHTIWGVVAGQLLQSTKIAPKKVQLLSVAGLTILFAGYILDWTSVTPIIKRIATSSFVLASGGWALLALAFSYWLIDIKKINQWIFPFVVVGTNSIFIYLFSNTVGAQWLNEFVSIFTTGFFAWFKTPEFLINLITALSVLSLEWLLCYYLFTKRILFRV; translated from the coding sequence ATGAACTTAAAGTCAAGTAAACTCTTTTCTGAAGACCGTCTATTATCTCTCGATTTCTTTCGTGGAATTACCATGTTTCTTTTGGTAGCCGAGAGTACGCATCTGTGGTCGGTATTGGTTCAGCCTCCCATTGAAGGAACCATTGTTGAAAGTTTCTTCCGGCAATTTCATCATCACCCCTGGAATGGCTTAAGATTTTGGGACCTTATTCAACCCTTTTTTATGTTTATTGTTGGTGTGGCAATGCCTTTTTCGTATGCAAAAAGGAAAAAACGGGGCGACTCAGAGGCAACAATTACACGGCATATTATAAAGCGTTGTATTATTCTTTTGGCATTTGGTGTTGCACTGCATTGTGTTTACAACAGAAAATTGGTTTGGGAACTTTGGAACGTTTTATCACAACTCTCAGTTACCATTTTAATAGCTTACTTTTTAATGCGGTATAAATGGTCGACACAAATCGTTGTTTCACTTGCAATACTGCTGTTATCAGAAATACTTTACCGCACTTTTCCTCTTGAAGGCTACAATCAACCCTTTGTAAAAGACCATAATTTTGGGAGCTGGGTTGACATGCTATTAATGGGGAAAATAAACAATGGCGGGGGCTGGGTAGCTATAAACTGCCTTCCTACAGCAGCCCATACCATTTGGGGCGTTGTGGCCGGGCAATTATTACAATCGACTAAAATAGCGCCAAAAAAGGTTCAACTGTTATCTGTTGCAGGATTAACGATATTATTTGCCGGTTATATCCTCGACTGGACTTCGGTAACACCCATCATTAAACGCATAGCTACCTCGTCGTTTGTATTGGCATCGGGTGGCTGGGCGCTACTGGCTTTGGCTTTTAGCTACTGGCTGATTGATATAAAAAAAATTAACCAATGGATTTTTCCTTTTGTGGTTGTTGGCACCAACTCCATCTTTATCTACCTTTTTTCGAATACCGTTGGCGCACAATGGTTAAACGAATTTGTATCAATTTTTACAACAGGCTTTTTCGCCTGGTTTAAAACGCCTGAATTTTTAATAAACCTCATAACCGCTTTAAGTGTTCTCTCACTGGAATGGTTACTTTGTTATTACCTGTTTACAAAACGAATCTTATTTAGAGTTTAA